ACCATGACGGTGAACTGGATGGACGTTGCCCGGAAAGACTTCGAGGACGCCGTGCGTTCTAGGATGCTGTGGGGCATCAGTTCCGTGTTCGTGGCCTTTCTGGTGATGTCCCTGCTATCGGCCGAACAGCTATTTCCGGCTACCGTAACCGTCGATGCCTCGATGGCGCTGGCAGGCGTGGCGATGCTTGCCCAACTGTTCGTCCCGGGCGTCGCGTTGGTCGCCAGCTATCTTTCTGTCGTCAGTGAGCGCCGCTCGGGCAGCCTGCGCGTACTATTGAGCTATCCGTTCTCCAGGTTCGACATCGTGGCAGGCAAACTCGTCGGACGGACGTTGGTTACCGGCGTGGCATTGACCGTGGGACTCACTATCGCCACCGTCTTCGTCGTGGTGCTGTACGGGTTCCCGAACCTCACATCGTTTGCCGGGTTCATCGCCGCGAGCGTGCTGGTCGGGCTGACGTTCACGGGATTAGCAGTCGGCGGCTCGGCCGCTGCGGCAACCCGCGGGCGAGCGATGGCGTTCACGATAGGGTCGTTCGTAGGCATGGTGTTCTTCTGGAAACCGGTGGTCGTCGGCCTCTATTACGCGGTTACCGGCTCGCTTCCGGGGGTGGAAGTCGAACGGTGGTACGTCTTCCTGCAGCGACTCAATCCGCTGGAGGCGTACCGCGTAATTGCGAGCGCTGCCCTCGACCGCCCGGTGAGCGAGGTCCCCGAACTTCCTATCGAAGACATCCCCGCAGGGATTTCGTCCGAGAGACTGGCGCTCGCGGACCGGCTCGGAGGCGATGTACCCATCTACCTCACGGACTGGTTCTCGGTCGTCGTCCTGCTCCTCTGGGGACTTGTCCCTGTCCTCGTTGGCTACTGGTGGTTCGAGAATTCCGACCTGGGGTGACTCAGCGACGCGGCGATGAACGACCCCGCCCTGTCGGTTCAAGAGGCTGCCCAAGCGGCCTTGGAACGGACGGAGAGTCGAATCGGGGGCGTAAGATAACACGGAGATAGAGTCGCCGACACACGCGAACAGGGAGGTGCGAATCCGACCGGGAAACGTCACGAGCAACGAGTAGGCGGGTTCCGTTCCGCATTTAACGATTGGGCCGAAGGCGACCGGGCTCGCCCGGCGCACGACTCAAGTCGCTCGCGCCCGTCCCGTCCTCCGATGACGCTCCTCGTCGACATCGGCTGTCCGGACTGCGGTCGGAAGCGGACGGTCGAGAAGCGCGGCCTCGACCGCTACTACTGCACCGAGTGCGACCGGGCGTTCACCAGCGAGGACGTGCTCCCCTGATTCGGTCGGCTACTCCTCGCAGAGTTCGTAGGTCGCCTCGACGCGCGCCGTCACGTCCATGGGACCGCTCTCGGGACCCTGCGACCCCGACTCCTGTAGCGCCTCGCCGAGTCCGGACGCGGTCCGTCGGTTCATCGCCTCCTGGTCGGTGGCGATGGAGCGCACGTCGCCGACGCGCAGGCCCTCGGCCGCGGCGGCGGCCTCGGCCCGCTTCCGGGCGGTTTCGGCGGCGTCGGCGACGGCCTCCCGGTCGAGTTCGCGCTCCGTCTCGGTCCGGAAGCCGAAGTTCACGGTGTCGAC
This genomic window from Halorussus vallis contains:
- a CDS encoding ABC transporter permease subunit encodes the protein MTVNWMDVARKDFEDAVRSRMLWGISSVFVAFLVMSLLSAEQLFPATVTVDASMALAGVAMLAQLFVPGVALVASYLSVVSERRSGSLRVLLSYPFSRFDIVAGKLVGRTLVTGVALTVGLTIATVFVVVLYGFPNLTSFAGFIAASVLVGLTFTGLAVGGSAAAATRGRAMAFTIGSFVGMVFFWKPVVVGLYYAVTGSLPGVEVERWYVFLQRLNPLEAYRVIASAALDRPVSEVPELPIEDIPAGISSERLALADRLGGDVPIYLTDWFSVVVLLLWGLVPVLVGYWWFENSDLG